Within Cydia fagiglandana chromosome 25, ilCydFagi1.1, whole genome shotgun sequence, the genomic segment GAGATCTGGGTATGTATAGTTTGACACAGGGATTTTTGCAAAAGCTTCGAAATACCCATCTTCTTCCATACCGTTCCATACCGTTGTCTACCAGTACCAGgcgtggcccactccgcgatttcgtcgctttgctacaggtagctaaaagtgcatccgttccaccccaattttggggtttgccgtaagccgcgcgtggcgctgtcgccacctggcggccatatctgtgcttttcgtaacaaacgcgttttgttagagagtgagtcttctgtacctagtactattatttattctgtgccagtaCACAGCGAAGTACTAGGTAAAGTTAGGATTAGTTGCAGGCAGATGTGGAGGGAATACTTTGATAAGCGGTCTCTCACTAAAGGAATCTGGTACCGAACAGTTCAATGTCAGCCCCCTCAGGTCCCGTGGTTTGACAAAAAGCTACAGCcacatatttttgctgccttcgaagagtaacatactagtatagttcgtttttttagcattagaaagaacttgcaagaaggtgagcgatcttgacgtgtcttttaattgaaaaacgctttttaaaatccaaaaacgattacttatgaaagcagaagaatattataaatgatcgtacatattagattcataattgttacatatttgtcgtaacttatttttaaaacgtgttttttaattaaaagatacatcaagattgtttaccttatttctaatgctaaaaaaacgaactatagtaacaTAATAGCAGGTGACTACTATTTCGCTACGCTAGTATGTAACTACATATTAAGAAAGTTGAAAATTAATCTTAATTTTTTAAGTATCGTtgtgaatattaattattattacagaGGTAAAGAAGTCCCGCCTTCACTTCCTGAAGACAGAGATGAAGCTGATCGAGCTGGACGCCAAGATCAAGACCTGTCTCAGCTTGGAGAAGGCTGACACTGAACTCTGTCTCAAGCTCATTGATGAGATCCTTGGTAAGTTGTTCATTGTTAAAGTCCCGCCTGCACTTGCTGAAGACAGAGATGAAGCTGATCGAGCTGGACGCCAAGATCAAGACCTGTCTCAGCTTGGAGAAGGCTGACACTGAACTCTGTCTCAAGCTCATTGATGACATCCTTGGTAAGTTGTTCATTATTACAGTCCCGCCTGCACTTGCTGGAGACACAGAGATGAAGCTGATCGAGCTAGACAAGATCAAGACCTGTCTCAGCTTGGAGAAGGCTGACACTGAACTCTGTCTCAAGCTCATTGATGAGATCCTTGGTAAGTTGTTCATTGTTACAGTCCCGCCTGCACTTGCTGAAGACAGGGATGAAGCTGATCGAGCTGGACGCCAAGATCAAGACCTGTCTCAGCTTGGAGAAGGCTGACACTGAACTCTGTCTCAAGCTCATTGATGAGATCCTTGGTAAGTTGTTCATTGTTACAGTCCCACCTGCACTTGCTGAAGACAGGGATGAAGCTGATCGAGCTGGACGCCAAGATCAAGACCTGTCTCAGCTTGGAGAAGGCTGACACTGAACTCTGTCTCAAGCTCATTGATGAGATCCTTGGTAAGTTGTTCATTGTTACAGTCCCGCCTGCACTTGCTGAAGACAGAGATGAAGCTGATCGAGCTGGACGCCAAGATCAAGACCTGCATCAGCTTGGAGAAGGCTGATGAAATACTTGGTAAGGAGTAAGccactttcctactagtcaaatcagttacttttttagaactgtcaaactGTTTTGCTAATACGGAATTCATAATTATGAAATCTAATATAGTGACGTCATGGTGAACTCGCCTACTTCATCCACATATTACGTCACAGCAACAGGGGGAGGGGGGCAAAAGTGTGACACGGGGAGAGGAGGATCTAAATAAATGGAAATTtagtgtgatgtaattaatagaTGACCCCTACCATAAAACATATTCATTGTATgtagttccattttattatttattttaactttattgcacaaaatatatacaacaatgtacaaatggcggacttattACAATTGGcgcagagagagaaatatattgagtgaaataaaaaaaaagcaaactatgtatacagtaccggtcaaaagtttaagttcactctgtaaattcggttaaatgaagctataacacaatgtactaataaaagtatttaataatcttttattacataataaattaaaggtaattctctaatttaaaaccacaattaaataaaaaaagatcagtttttgccaactttagactcttcaaaatatccgccttttgctttcaatgctgccatacacactttcggcattcgcgtaattagtttttgcagtgttgatgtcgaaattttattccaacaaatgtataggtattcccaaagctgttctttattagttggccgcatttttctcacacgcctgtccaattcatcccataacaactcaatcggattgaggtcgggcgattgaggaggccaatccatatattttaattctttttggttctctttggatgaaatgtagtttttgcacaacttcgacgtatgcttgggatcgttgtcttgttggaaaacaaaacctctgcctacaatccgttttccagatggaaaagcgtgacgttgcaaaatgttataatacattttcttatccattatgccattgactctcacgagatcaccaactttatcacccgcaaagcatccccagaccataactgatcctccaccgtgcttcactgttggcatcacgcattgctttatcattcgttcgcctacttgtcgtcgaacatattgacgacgtctccctccaaaaatttcaaacttcgattcgtcagaaaataaaactttagaccactgttcagacgtccagtttttgtgtttctgggcccatttcaacctcttaactttattctgactacgtaacaagggttttttggcagcaatacgaccttttagaccatagtttcgcagacgccgttgcactgtcgaaaccgatactcgctgttctcgggtggcgttgagttcttcgcaaatttctggagcagttagagtacgttggcgtttgctctgcacgcaaataaattggtcttcgcttttagacgtgacttttggcctacctgatcgagatcgactgcaattaagaccggttttttgttttcgtttcaaagtactcacgacagcggtttgagaaaccttcattttttcagcgattttccgcgtcgtgtagccctcatttgacagagttacaataacagcacgagtttcgacactaaaatcggctttgcgacccattttaaatgatttctaacttcacgaaatctcataggaaatacggaacaaaaatattaaatggatcaaattttccgaataacataaaacgattcctccaagaggtatttttattgttatttggtagtcgtggaaacaattaaacgtttgaaattcaaaacatattctatatttgagcataattacatatgataaccttatttcgcagagtgaacttaaacttttgaccggtactgtacttgtaaactacataaataaacaCAGAACCACATTTCAcattttgtattttagaatagttttttattcgtaaacacacagacaatagacatacatagaaaaaacatagtGAATAATAAATtgtcacgaaatggccccatttcagcatgttgctggcgagttctagcgctgatcttccgatgtcTTCCTTTTTCTTACAGAGCTGGACCTAGCCGCCCTGATGCTGCTCAAACACCCGACGTGCATGGAGACAGTTAAACGCATGCGCGTGTACGTCGGCAACGCGCCCTCCTGGGAGATGAGCGAGGCCGAAGCCCTAACCTTCAGCAAGCAGGCGCACCGCATCCGGAACAAGGCCGACGCACTCTTCATCACCATGCGGGTAAGGCAGCTTCCTCTACAGACTGCTATCGCTATAACATAGTGAAGAGCGACAGAGACGGCAACGCGCCCTCCTGGGAGATGAGCGAGGCCGAAGCCCTGACCTTCAGCAAGCAGGCGCACCGCATCCGGAACAAGGCCGACGCACTCTTCATCACCATGCGGGTAAGGCAGCTTCCTCTACAGACTGCCATCGCTATAACATAGTGAAGAGCGACAGAGACGGCAACGCGCCCTCCTGGGAGATGAGCGAGGCCGAAGCCCTGACCTTCAGCAAGCAGGCCCACCGCATCCGGAACAAGGCCGACGCACTCTTCATCACCATGTACTTGCTAGCAgcctaaaatttatatttttcttcgaCACGTCCATGTAAGGTAATTagttaaaatagtacattatatGGTCTTTATAATGtggtatataattaatattatatctaACATATTTTTATTGCTATCCCAGAATAAAGTTCACTCCAAAATTTAActaaaaagaattaaaattaaaataccaacATTAAAATTACCCGAAGCTTTCTACTTTCAGGACTTGTTCCACGTGCCCGAGGGTGTATCATTCTGGGAGCTGTTCAACGAGCGCGTGGCGCAGTTCAAGGCCGCCACGGAGACCCTGCACGCGGACAAGCTGCTCGAGATGGTCCACGAGCCCATCGGTAAATacctttttctcaaaaatggacggcaaagtcgactttgccgtctaagaaataggtcgcgaagcgcggagtttatggtcaaccaaaaattaaaaagttaaaaacattgcagtctcgattttgggactgcaatgttgcatacaaattccattatttgtcgagttccaaactttttaaaagttcaaatggccatatcaaatgaaggcacaggcccattacacagccaaacagatgattagtaccgcgactatttagttgtctcaaataggttggcgtattttcggcagaaaaatacacttctatttttttattaaaaaaataaaaaggcggcaagggcttttctctgtgaaaatatagatggtcaagcaaatcttgtcagtagaaaatggcgcgaaattcaaattttctatgagacgatatcgctTCGCGcccacatttttcaaatttgccgcctttttctactgacaagatctgcttgaccaagtttatatacgtaagaacgttacttttgtaaaatgtttctatgatatttatgtttcttgcaccatttttgagaaaagcactatatatgactcggctggaaggctacttgctggcttcggattcaattaaacggactcccaaggtcgtccgtttaaaacgaatcctcagcctgcaagtagctacttccgagcctcgacaataatgtactttttcacctcagcagctcgaacaagggtactttgcttcttaaaaacagtgagcaaaatgcgattttgctcactgagtcattttgtctcactcagtgagcaaaatcgcattttgctcactcattttgtgtcattcaagtgacctttatagtcaaatgtcatttcaacatgcggggtctaatacaagttcgatatacttgggttctattatctctgtccctctaggtatgttctcactgcttagggtaaaaattttgtgtactacacgagatcaaagttatttacatctcgtgcgcttttgaatcccttactacgctcacgctgcgctcgtgaatctattatagaatctttcgcttgcacggtactcaaaataagcactcgaagaaatatcaaactttgatctcttgttgtacaaataactattacagatatggtcctattttcccgcagtggtgcgtaaaatagcactttacgtgcgtatgtcaaaagtgaatggccatatgtactgtaaaacgttgtacgatacacgtgcgaataggtaattcgcaactcgtttcgatttaaaacactcccttcctcttttccgcacttgtatcgtaaatattttttttaacaagcattcttttatttaacattcaatgtcatcatcataggcctttcagtctattgcagactatacagtgtcaggcagggcgacaCCGTTTTTCATGGCGGTTTATAGTCAGTACGGGAGCGGCAACCACGACCGAAAACAGGCAGGTGTAGTGTGCCCGTGGCGAACAAATGTCCCGCTGATGACGCTTTTAATGTAGTATGTAAtaagcagacatcgtaaattttatagcatttttggtgcagcggagtggtgataacggaattggtataaactatttggggcattatctatgaaaggggaccttattgtcgatagcGCATaattacgccgcacagcgtcgcgcgtcattgtatttatatcggagcatcgttgataatggcgtaagcgccatcgacaataaggtcccttttcatagataacggcACATTTAAATCTTATCTGTCATTCAGACATTTGTGTTTGTTGGAAAGAGACACAATTTAACAAAGACTTGCTAAGTTTGATGTTGAATTGATGATGAATGGGGGTTAATCTGAATTTCTTTTTGATACTGTAACTGTTAGTGTAAGTGTTTGTAAATGAAAGAAATACTTTTGATTGTAGAACACAAGCCATATTAAGCTTACCGTGGGTtgtgtgtaagattgtcccacaattttttttttaaattttatacttTTGATTTCAGAACTGTCCCAGCCGATCGCTCACACGATGAAGGCGGCGGTGGACGCGGCTAACGAACAGGAGGCTGCAGAATCTGACGACGCTGACAAGAAGAAGAAAGCCACCCCCGGTTAGTTATaattagggcatactgaaaattcctggaactggccactttgaaaaaataagtcgtctcatacaatatgtgtctgaccatggggctttaattccagggcttgattttactcgctaaactgagctacttttactatgggaccaaccctaaaatcagtgaatttttttggcttttccatagaaaacgacgacatctgatcagccaaaatgtatgaaaacgttCAGTATGGCTCAcgtactctgtatctttaggtatttatataaaagtaaacaaaatctaccctcaaatggctccttaagccatcCATAACAGAAATTCTCGAACACGGGTGTCAAATAACAAGAGGGGTACATGTTATATATTGTTTCGAACAGTGGCAGGGAGTATTGATTCGGtcgtgttctaatgtatggggaagacaaacaaattatagccagcattcaatgaatgtagtatgatacctttaggtatggtgctttacgcacactagtgtaCCCTGCCCTCCCcttgacgcaacccccccttttagcatgaaagtCCCGGttgacggttttttttttagagaaaagtattagagttaggaataaagtgtcaaggtaagaaataatcctaaATAAATGTTGGCTggctataatttatttaaaaaaaaaaaaacacaatttgaccgaatcatatgTATTAAAACATAAAACACCTTATGTGTGATAGTATAAGAACGTATAGTCTCTAAATGCCTGCCTGTATATATACACGTTAGGTTGCGCTGACACAAGTAATATGCGTTTATGTCACAGTTATCTGTTATGATTATGACTTCATTTAATTAACAAACACCATTTTTCACAGCTAAAGGCAAGAAGGCTAACAGCACTCCATTGAAACAACCCCTCAAACGCGGACGAAAACCGGCACAAGAAGAGAAAGAGAAGGAAAAAGAAGAGGACAAATCAGAAGAGCCAGACACCAACAAACCTAATGAAAACAATAAAGATGATTCAGAGCCAAAGGAAaacaatgaaaatgaaaaatctaACGAAGCAGAGAAGGCAAATGATGACGCTGCTGATAAAGAAGTAGAGAGAGTTAATGAAAATTCTGAGAATCATGAAAAAGAGGATGAAGAGAAAGGAGAAGGTGACAGCGAGAAGACTAATGATGCAAAAAAGGAATCTAACTCTAAAGAGAAGACTAATGATGCAAAGAAGGAATCTAACTCTAAAGAGAAGACTAATGATGCAAAGAAGGAATCTAACTCTAAAGAGAAGACTAATGATGCAAAAAAGGAATCTAATTCTAAAGAGAAAGGTGATGTTAATCAAACAAATGACAAAGATGATGAAATAGAAGATGAAAATGACAATGAAAGCAAAAAGGAGAGTGAAAAAAATAGCGATAAGTCTAAAGATAATAAAACGAAAGAGAAAGGTAATGAAGCTAAGAATGGGAAGGATAAGCCGAAGCCGGGGGAGAAGAGGAGTAAGAGTGAGAAGGAACCGTCGGTGGAGAAAGAGAAGGTTGATGACGAGCCTAGGGCCAAGCGATCGAGAGAGGTGAGTGGTTTGTGCACATATTAAGCGccatggggtccctttgtttcccatatagtcttaagtcataatgtattgtttgtcatatttgtttctccattttggaattcacgggcctacaaatcccggtcctttggtaggcttgcgtggggatacagatccaacacgtagaggccccttggagagctttaatgtcatgttaTTATCATTAGATTCATTAGTCCTAAAACTGAAACTATTACATTTTCAGGATTTTCgattatcctatagataggttaggtttgttttataacaatcctgaaaagttacgcgttactgaaaaaaataatttatgactaacgaaaatgcggacaaacaatacattatgacttaaaactttatgagaaacaatagagaccctagGCGCCATTAAACTATTACCTAAGGTAATTTTTGACCCCCACCCATCCCCatgtaagggtggtattccatctatcgaatttctttgtctaatgtgtattgcgtcCATCGCGTCTCactttttgctttaatgagagagcgAGAAAAATTAGGAATAGGCCGACCCCCTCCCACCTATATTGCGTAAGAATCGAAGATATGTTCTAACCCCCCTCCTTCCTTAAATCGGCttacataataaatactaatattcttactaatattataaatgcgattATAACTTTGTCTAATATCTCTTCaagcttaaaccgctgaaccgatttagatgaatttTAGTATggatggagatagtttgaggtccATAGGAGGACcaatttttttaggtattaattttaaaataaaactacgtttgtatggagaaccgagctTGTTGGGGACTCTTAAAGATGTTCTTAtaacgatttttttattttaatttcagaGCAAGAAGACTGAGCCGCCGCCGCGGTCACCGGCCAAAAGGAAGTCCCGGTCCTAAGCCGCTCACAACTCTAACGGAATTATTCTCGCCACTACAGTGGCCACTTGACTGACACCTTTTGCACAAACACCACTCTATTACATCTTTACTccagacacagaataaataatagtactaggtatagtTCGTAGATTCGTAagtgagcccggcggctaatcctattgtctattgttaagtaaaaccgcacgtgctacttacctgcaaaaaagggtcatccttattctattcggcacctgagcgcgggctagtccaacgctcaaaaaaccagtgtagttgcgctctccgataacgcgcctttgttacgcatctcgatgacacattttagactggttctgtagcgttcgactcgccggcactcagtaaccgaagtacgcaggtttttatgcaggtggggGTGGCaagtggcacgagcggttttacttaacaatagacaataggattagctcgggctcagttacgaacctacgaactatacagaagatctctaacaaaacgcgtctgttacgatcaggacagatatttccgctaggtggcgacagcgccacgcgcagcttatggctagccaccaaaattggtgtgggacggatgtacttgtagctacctgttgcaaagcgacgaaatcgcgagtgagccacgcctgctccaGACTTAATGTTAGAGCTGTAATTGACGGGCGTACCGAACCCCGAAATTGGTCTGGTCCGAGGCCTGTTTGATCGTGTGTAaggtggtacagtcgccatcagatatatcggagcggtgacggtgctctaaaatatccgaacacgcactctaacgccctgacaatagaagcgtgttcagatatttgtgagcaacatggccgctccgatgtatctgatggcggctgtacaCGGTACGTCAGttaagccggatactcattaaGAACCGTAACCGTAACCACACATTACATTAtgttttttggttacagtaAATGTAacggttacggctcgctaatgagtgTCCAGCTTTATTCAGTGCCAGCGTTACACGCTACAAGCGTGGCCGATAACACAGGAGGAACCCACACAACACATAACACAGGaaatcgcggtagacccgtttgtgtaatcaaatgttacgttccacggcaaaaggtaccttatggcggctggcgcttacgtcgcatagcgccgcaataatattggagcggcgttaataatagcgaaagcgccaaccgccataaggtacctttacctgtgggacgtcacaaatatgtGTACAGGAAAAACCGTATGtggagaaaatatatttaataaattgaaCACTGGGTTTGTGCAAATGGTGTATGTGAAactaaaattatgtaaaaattagATTTCTTATTGCTGAAACTTTATGAAATTTATCAGTAAAATTATGCTGTTCATCGAGCTACATATAAAATTGTAAGTCTGGCTATATTCAAGTTTTTGTTATTGTTAAGACCGGTACACACCGgctgcgtgcgctaaaatgttggagctgtgcacgcaagcggtgtgccgtctctcataatgTTCAGTATATTACAACGAGCATGTCTAAGCAAACGCATCCGGTATGCGGCCTTGCGTTTGACGCACACGTCTGAAATTAAATTGTATTGACATAAAGGCGCTGCCACACTTTGGGACAATGACAACTGATCAACATTTTTATGACTACATATTATAATAGTTGACGTGCAATATCCATTGTCCTTTACACTATGTATAACTTGGAGAACACAATAGTACTGACAATTCATttttttacccccttattcataaacgtttactaaagttgacaagccgataataatcgtttgtccctttccatcataccaatacgtcggaaagagacaaacgattattatcggcttgtcaactttagtaaacgtttatgaataagggggtagatCTTTAAGTCCGATGCATACATACATTTGTACGGTGGTATTCTACTTGTCCAATTTCTTGggccaatgtgcattgcgtctcaccctctcattaagcaaaatgtgagacgcaaatacaagATGTTGGACAGATGGAAAACCATCTTAAGCAGCTTTTTACTTTTTagaattatacaaataacaccTAAGTTCcttttacaattattatttctAAAGTTTCGAAAATGAAGAAAAGTTTGATCAAatttgtatttgcgtctcataTTTGGCTTACTGAGAGAGGGAGACGCAACGCAATTTTGATCGAATAATGGAATGGTGATAAGTTtggatggaataccacccaaaCTTATCACCAATTCATGGTACGACAATGGTAATgttttaacaaaaataaaagttGAATTATGttgaaaaatgcaaaaaataactCGCATTTTCAGGAATACTTGGATTTTTAAAAGTATTACAGTATTCCTTTACAATGTATTACAATATTTCTTATCACGTCTCTCATACCATACATTTCTTCTTCCCCtaacattttaatttacatattaaatattatattaagaacgggttactcacgtattttaagttgaAAAAAGATCGACATGTTTCACTTCGTACCCGTTCGTCACCATAagcgcaagctcctgatgacacttctcggtacggagtgaaacatgtcgatcgtttttcaacttaaaatacttaataatatgtctgtgtctcacggatgTTTTGTTATTCacattttaatttacaattCTGAACAAGTATAATTTAGTGTTAAATTGAACATATAAGTAGAAGTACACACGATAAATGTTAGCAGACAATTTTATATAATAAGACACTGTGACGAAACTGACTTTATAATGACTGATGTATTGAACtaatctcggagtaattaacaatggagccgccattaacaggcgttcccctctgtcgaaaataggcggccaatggtcaaccatatgtatggactgacgtttatctgacatgacgtacctatacatttgatgtgcccctcccccgcaaaaaacggcagactattttgtaccgaaaattttagacatggcgtctccgttggttataagGAACTAATAGATCAGCATTGATCAAacagtaataaaattaatttgtgtaATTCTTGTACGGAGAGGCCAAGGCGCTCAATAAGCGTctagtgcgtgttcagatatttttcctatatatctaaaggtggccactgacgagcgttccaacagtccaaattgcgtggctgcattccaaaatcggtccgtgaatgtcaaaaacgtacaatgtttaatattaggatgccgtccatttggatgaatccattgtaacggcgtccatttggaaggctcgtctcTGTCAGTTCTAAACTCACTTTTATCAAGCAGTTACGACTGCGATGCttatcatacatacatacatacaattcaTCTGAATGTCACATAAAATGCATGTTGTAAATATTCTATGTAATTTACTCAATTTTGAGTATATGTTTTTTAACGGTAATACAATATGTACTGCTTTTGATTTTTGGGACCAGTCCTTTCACTAATTTTCACACATAAGTAGGCTGCACTGCACACCTGTTTTCAAGCGTCCATTGGCTACTGTGTTCGCTAATCATAAGACAGGACGCTTGTGCCATCATTTAGAAAATGACTGTTTACAAGAAGCAAATTTAATTCTAGGTTAGTTTGTAAATTTCTAGTAAACTATACTAAGTTAGATATATCTAAGCCTGATTTGAACTGGGATAAGGATTTAATCTGAGATTAAATAAAACTCTTGAAATAAAACTTATTCTTCGTATTAAAACTAAGGCGGACCCTCGCGCAtactggcccctatttcaccaactcggagtaattaacaatggaaccgccattaacaggcgttcccctctgtcgaa encodes:
- the LOC134677140 gene encoding PC4 and SFRS1-interacting protein: MKMGKKVREYKSGDFIFAKVKGYPAWPARVQKQNGKKYFVYFYGTGETANLPPNMIFDYAENKDKFLNKSVKRKDFNDGVKQIEHDFANNVPLEEVIGALAAAEPAPADDSMNETANDTADSAIDTTAADETMDETANDAPVEDSDDAGALVIDEGKQKGRKSSAKPAATPKAKEPKTPRGRPKKEEKEDDEEKKDEEIVSRSGRKIKPGKRYIDEQTDDNATLPSPAPKKRRGASPSAEKDKEAKEKPQDRNIKAYNTVQQSELRELKEPFKSADPEKENILIAYLPSGQYCGVKLFQSRPASFKSEASRLQWDKQAASNAITLKKQLEKGQITPQSISAQLVMDLNLTDDDRQALDRDRDLEVKKSRLHFLKTEMKLIELDAKIKTCLSLEKADTELCLKLIDEILELDLAALMLLKHPTCMETVKRMRVYVGNAPSWEMSEAEALTFSKQAHRIRNKADALFITMRDLFHVPEGVSFWELFNERVAQFKAATETLHADKLLEMVHEPIELSQPIAHTMKAAVDAANEQEAAESDDADKKKKATPAKGKKANSTPLKQPLKRGRKPAQEEKEKEKEEDKSEEPDTNKPNENNKDDSEPKENNENEKSNEAEKANDDAADKEVERVNENSENHEKEDEEKGEGDSEKTNDAKKESNSKEKTNDAKKESNSKEKTNDAKKESNSKEKTNDAKKESNSKEKGDVNQTNDKDDEIEDENDNESKKESEKNSDKSKDNKTKEKGNEAKNGKDKPKPGEKRSKSEKEPSVEKEKVDDEPRAKRSRESKKTEPPPRSPAKRKSRS